A single genomic interval of Chryseobacterium paludis harbors:
- a CDS encoding TetR/AcrR family transcriptional regulator, producing the protein MLTKAEKTKLFILETASPLYNEKGISGVSIDDVLEATKLTKGCIYGHFNGKDDLSEQVVDFSLKKMSQKLAGIVSQGKTAEEKIFLYLDFHKNPIDTYIAGGCPIFNTAVEADDHFPSIKKKWQKFWKPACKVFQIF; encoded by the coding sequence ATGCTAACAAAAGCAGAAAAAACGAAGTTATTTATCTTAGAAACAGCAAGCCCCCTTTACAATGAGAAAGGTATTTCTGGTGTGAGCATAGATGATGTTTTGGAAGCGACGAAATTAACAAAAGGTTGTATTTACGGGCATTTTAATGGAAAAGATGATCTATCCGAACAGGTTGTGGACTTTTCACTAAAAAAAATGTCACAAAAGCTGGCTGGTATTGTTTCCCAAGGTAAAACAGCAGAAGAAAAGATTTTTTTGTATCTCGATTTTCATAAGAATCCTATTGATACCTATATTGCTGGTGGTTGTCCTATCTTTAATACTGCCGTTGAAGCAGATGATCATTTTCCTTCCATTAAAAAAAAGTGGCAAAAGTTTTGGAAACCGGCCTGCAAGGTATTTCAAATATTTTAA
- a CDS encoding DUF4249 domain-containing protein: MKNKLKYLVISFCFFLLSCTKVIEVDLETAEPKLVIDASIDWIKGTTGSEQKIKLSTTTGYYSTLFPTVSGADIVITNSANTVFSFIETPGTGEYTCSNFHPVIGEIYTLKVVLNKEIYTATETCIGVPDIENNIVQNNTGGFGGDEVEIKYYYKDNGNEENYYLHRIVSPVSMFPDYKAQDDENSQGNLMQEYFSDKDLKAGDLINIRLYGISRRYYDYFRKLLTASGAGAGPFQTTPGSVRGNIINQTHFANFAYGYFRLSEVYVKDYTIQ; the protein is encoded by the coding sequence ATGAAAAATAAACTTAAATACCTGGTTATTTCATTCTGTTTTTTTCTTCTGTCTTGCACAAAAGTAATAGAAGTAGATTTAGAAACAGCAGAACCGAAATTGGTAATTGACGCATCGATTGATTGGATAAAGGGTACGACCGGCAGTGAACAGAAAATCAAACTCTCCACCACTACCGGATATTACAGTACCCTATTTCCTACAGTTTCAGGAGCTGATATAGTGATAACAAATTCAGCAAATACTGTTTTTAGTTTTATAGAGACTCCTGGTACAGGAGAATATACCTGTTCTAATTTCCATCCTGTTATCGGGGAAATCTATACATTAAAAGTAGTTTTAAATAAGGAAATTTATACGGCAACCGAAACCTGCATCGGGGTGCCGGATATTGAAAATAATATTGTACAAAATAATACCGGCGGATTTGGAGGTGATGAAGTAGAAATCAAATACTACTATAAGGACAATGGAAATGAAGAAAATTATTATCTCCACCGTATTGTATCACCTGTTTCAATGTTTCCTGATTATAAAGCCCAGGATGACGAGAACAGTCAGGGCAACCTAATGCAGGAATATTTTTCTGACAAAGATCTGAAGGCCGGGGATCTGATAAACATCAGACTGTATGGAATTTCCAGAAGATATTATGATTATTTCAGAAAACTGTTAACAGCATCCGGTGCTGGTGCCGGCCCGTTTCAAACAACACCGGGCTCGGTGAGAGGGAATATCATCAATCAGACCCATTTCGCAAACTTTGCTTATGGTTATTTCAGATTATCAGAAGTGTATGTAAAGGACTATACAATACAGTAA
- a CDS encoding LytR/AlgR family response regulator transcription factor: MNCIILDDEPLAREAIEMLINQNDDLDLIGSFNSPEAVTNFIERNTVELIFLDIQMPGINGIEFSRTIPKETFVIFTTAYSEFATESYEVDAIDYLIKPVKLERFQKAVEKVRTYSKLFKADYANNNIEQVADTFFFVKAERRIFKVYFDNILFIQGLKDYVVMHTDNQKLITAINIKTIYDQLPKNMFVRVSKSYIINVKYIDSVDNNTVYIGTNEIPIGSIYKDFFFSEFVTKKIVNR; this comes from the coding sequence ATGAATTGTATTATTTTAGATGATGAGCCTTTAGCAAGAGAAGCCATAGAGATGTTGATTAACCAAAATGATGATTTAGATTTAATAGGTTCATTCAACAGCCCTGAAGCTGTCACAAATTTTATAGAACGCAATACCGTTGAATTAATCTTTCTTGATATTCAGATGCCAGGAATTAATGGGATTGAGTTTTCCCGAACCATTCCCAAAGAAACATTTGTAATTTTTACAACTGCATATTCTGAATTTGCTACCGAAAGTTATGAAGTAGATGCGATTGATTATCTGATAAAACCCGTAAAATTAGAGCGTTTTCAAAAAGCTGTTGAAAAAGTCCGCACTTACTCCAAATTATTCAAAGCGGATTATGCTAACAATAATATTGAACAGGTTGCAGACACTTTTTTCTTTGTGAAAGCAGAGCGAAGAATTTTTAAAGTCTATTTTGATAATATACTTTTTATTCAAGGTTTAAAAGATTATGTAGTGATGCACACCGATAATCAGAAACTAATTACGGCAATAAATATCAAAACGATTTATGACCAATTACCCAAAAATATGTTTGTGAGAGTAAGCAAGTCCTATATTATCAATGTTAAGTATATCGATTCTGTAGATAATAACACGGTGTATATAGGTACAAACGAAATCCCTATCGGAAGTATTTATAAGGATTTCTTTTTCAGTGAATTTGTTACAAAAAAGATCGTGAATAGGTAA
- a CDS encoding GNAT family N-acetyltransferase — MNIRRIERDDFEFVYHSLCDLENEILDREALQKIFCENIDNLSYSYLIAEIENEKIGFITLHTQNLLHHCGLVGEIQEFYITEHFRGKGIGRHLIRRIMDLAEENKLKSIEVATNKKRIENINIYENLGFNLTHNKFTIYK; from the coding sequence ATGAATATTAGAAGAATTGAAAGGGATGATTTTGAATTTGTTTATCATTCATTATGTGATCTTGAAAATGAAATTTTAGATCGAGAAGCCTTACAGAAAATATTCTGCGAAAATATCGACAACCTTAGTTACAGTTACTTAATCGCTGAAATTGAAAATGAAAAAATTGGATTTATAACCTTGCATACTCAAAATCTTTTACATCATTGCGGGCTTGTTGGAGAAATCCAAGAGTTTTATATTACAGAGCATTTCAGAGGCAAAGGGATAGGAAGACACTTAATTCGCAGAATTATGGATTTAGCCGAAGAGAATAAACTAAAAAGTATTGAAGTTGCAACAAACAAAAAAAGGATTGAGAATATCAATATCTATGAAAATCTTGGATTTAACCTGACACATAATAAATTCACGATATATAAATAA
- the rsgA gene encoding ribosome small subunit-dependent GTPase A, which yields MNNLSLYGWNNNLFQLKQTSQYKNLFHGRVAAVNRTNYEVIAENNRLLCELSGNVLYGSPSFELPCTGDWVIFQPFNDNKGIIVDILPRKHTLYRRKTGTLSDRQAIASYVDKACIVQSLDANFNVRRLERFIVQVVEENIQPILILTKSDLEFNRHQIDESLKHISRQMPIFFISILSPETIFPVRESIKQGETIVFVGSSGVGKSSLINALCERTVFLTSEISKSSGKGRHTSTRREMVLMDSGILIDTPGVREFGLAADNTETLAEIFDVSDLAKYCHFHNCSHVNEPGCKVIEAVNSGLLELEVYSSYLKLQKESLYFSISEHEKRKRDKSFAKISEEAKRIKKK from the coding sequence GTGAATAACTTATCATTATATGGTTGGAACAACAATTTGTTCCAGCTTAAACAAACCTCGCAATACAAAAATCTTTTTCATGGTCGTGTTGCTGCAGTAAACAGAACCAATTATGAAGTTATTGCAGAGAATAATCGACTATTGTGCGAACTATCAGGTAATGTACTGTATGGAAGTCCATCATTTGAACTTCCATGTACAGGTGATTGGGTTATCTTTCAACCTTTTAACGATAACAAAGGAATAATTGTCGATATTTTACCACGCAAACATACATTGTACAGAAGAAAGACCGGTACATTATCCGACAGGCAAGCTATTGCATCATATGTTGACAAAGCATGTATCGTACAAAGCCTTGATGCCAATTTCAACGTTCGCCGGCTGGAACGTTTTATAGTTCAGGTAGTAGAAGAAAATATTCAACCGATATTGATCTTAACTAAATCTGATTTGGAGTTTAACCGCCACCAAATAGATGAATCATTGAAACATATTAGCCGCCAAATGCCAATATTTTTCATAAGCATCCTTTCGCCCGAAACCATATTTCCAGTGCGGGAATCAATCAAGCAGGGGGAAACGATCGTCTTTGTGGGATCATCAGGGGTCGGAAAAAGTTCTTTGATCAACGCACTGTGTGAGCGGACAGTATTTCTTACTTCTGAGATAAGTAAATCCTCAGGAAAAGGGCGACATACCTCAACCCGAAGAGAAATGGTATTGATGGATAGTGGTATTTTGATAGATACGCCCGGCGTTAGAGAATTTGGTTTAGCCGCAGATAATACTGAAACATTAGCAGAGATATTTGATGTTTCAGATCTTGCAAAATATTGTCATTTTCATAATTGTTCCCATGTTAATGAACCCGGCTGTAAAGTTATTGAAGCTGTAAACAGCGGTCTTTTAGAACTGGAGGTGTACAGTAGCTATCTCAAATTACAAAAAGAATCTTTATATTTTTCTATTTCTGAACATGAAAAGCGCAAAAGAGATAAGTCTTTTGCCAAAATTTCGGAAGAAGCTAAGAGAATAAAAAAGAAATAA
- a CDS encoding TetR family transcriptional regulator C-terminal domain-containing protein yields MAKVLETGLQGISNILKEGIVNGEFSDELNADIFAFKILSAVEGGIVLSRTMDSQKLMIELIIDLKKELKQYKL; encoded by the coding sequence GTGGCAAAAGTTTTGGAAACCGGCCTGCAAGGTATTTCAAATATTTTAAAAGAAGGTATTGTTAATGGTGAATTTTCAGATGAGCTCAATGCGGACATTTTTGCGTTTAAAATATTATCGGCCGTGGAAGGTGGTATTGTTTTAAGTAGAACTATGGATTCGCAAAAATTAATGATCGAACTTATAATAGACCTTAAGAAAGAATTAAAGCAATATAAGCTGTAA
- a CDS encoding helix-turn-helix domain-containing protein, whose amino-acid sequence MNSNQMRAYQSILFLIILHLFTLGKSQKISEEQLKNELHNIQDKIGSTSVVSNTIKQLEKSYRTAKENKYNVTFSIGTELVRTYSRLDNSEKVIELATDLENHINEDSPPEEVSNMYKMKANSLGDLGFLEDAHKAYQLSKRYLGKIKDNDVRHYYSSLFYSNYSRYFDQSKKQSDSVRLYLIKGLSEAEKISEKKSSISLKKKYDLILSIQANLTLYYLWIIQPTEPRTAETYLLKSLKIAENREISSLNKMNLYRTAGDFYFDQKDNDKAIHYAQKGLELEQKISSPSSRENFYEILTEAYLAKNNTLEGKKYNQLLTELRDSIKIAEKHSVNKVTTAIKKEKEKEKSSSLRNYLYVFFIIIILGCGGVWYYWKSRNKVLQQRFQELITKIKHESENQKNEMEKDGEKAVKAPKTIAEETVNQLLTKISKFEKTEKYLKSDITIASMASNFGTNTKYLSEVIKSYKDKNFNHYINSLRIEYITRKLYEDAVYRKYKITSLAELCGYANHRVFQTAFKKETGLTPSDFINNLKKKTESEIL is encoded by the coding sequence TTGAATTCCAATCAAATGAGAGCTTACCAATCTATTTTATTCCTTATCATCCTACATCTATTCACCTTAGGAAAAAGCCAGAAAATATCCGAAGAACAATTAAAGAACGAATTACACAACATCCAAGACAAGATCGGCAGTACAAGTGTCGTAAGCAATACCATAAAACAACTGGAAAAAAGCTACAGAACTGCAAAGGAAAATAAATACAATGTTACATTCTCCATTGGTACTGAACTGGTGCGAACATATTCAAGATTGGATAATTCGGAGAAAGTCATTGAGCTTGCGACAGATCTAGAAAACCACATCAATGAGGATTCACCGCCAGAGGAAGTATCCAATATGTACAAGATGAAGGCAAATTCATTGGGGGATTTGGGGTTTCTGGAAGATGCCCACAAAGCATATCAGCTTTCAAAAAGATATTTGGGAAAAATCAAGGACAATGATGTACGTCATTATTACAGCAGCTTATTTTATTCCAACTATTCCCGTTATTTTGATCAAAGCAAAAAACAATCTGATTCCGTACGCCTATATCTCATAAAAGGCTTAAGCGAAGCAGAAAAAATATCTGAAAAAAAATCAAGTATATCACTAAAAAAGAAATATGATTTGATTCTTTCCATACAGGCAAACCTGACATTGTATTATTTATGGATCATTCAGCCCACCGAACCAAGGACAGCAGAGACATATCTTTTAAAATCATTGAAGATTGCAGAAAATAGGGAAATAAGTTCACTCAATAAAATGAACCTATACAGAACGGCTGGTGATTTTTACTTTGACCAAAAAGATAATGACAAGGCCATACACTATGCTCAGAAAGGCTTAGAACTTGAGCAAAAAATTTCATCCCCTTCCAGTCGGGAAAACTTCTACGAAATCTTAACGGAGGCCTATTTGGCTAAAAATAATACTCTTGAGGGAAAAAAATACAATCAACTTCTTACAGAGCTCAGGGACAGTATTAAAATTGCAGAAAAACATTCGGTGAATAAAGTTACCACAGCAATTAAAAAAGAAAAGGAAAAGGAAAAAAGCAGCAGCCTTAGAAACTACTTATATGTGTTCTTCATTATAATAATACTGGGATGTGGTGGTGTTTGGTACTATTGGAAAAGCAGGAATAAAGTCTTACAACAGAGATTTCAGGAACTCATTACCAAAATAAAGCATGAGTCAGAAAACCAAAAGAATGAAATGGAGAAGGATGGAGAAAAAGCAGTAAAAGCTCCGAAAACAATTGCTGAGGAAACGGTCAATCAACTATTGACTAAGATATCCAAATTTGAAAAAACAGAGAAATATCTGAAAAGTGATATTACAATAGCCAGTATGGCAAGTAATTTTGGCACCAATACAAAATATCTTTCAGAAGTCATAAAATCCTATAAGGACAAGAACTTCAATCATTACATCAACAGCCTTAGAATTGAATACATTACCAGGAAACTGTATGAGGATGCAGTATACAGAAAATATAAGATTACTTCTTTAGCAGAGTTATGTGGCTATGCCAATCATAGGGTCTTTCAGACAGCTTTTAAAAAAGAAACAGGTCTAACTCCCTCAGATTTTATTAACAATCTGAAAAAGAAGACTGAATCGGAAATACTGTAA
- a CDS encoding helix-turn-helix domain-containing protein yields MKICLQFQNSKTKKDLLVEDPLGGRGSPVKHLILHNKYKVNTMGDEDKVFITLSRTDLANMAGTANKTLACILHDFKEDHLILIKSRKIQLLHLKQLTQIANFY; encoded by the coding sequence TTGAAGATATGTCTACAATTCCAAAATTCAAAAACAAAAAAGGATCTTCTTGTAGAAGACCCTCTTGGCGGGAGAGGTAGTCCTGTTAAACATTTAATTTTACATAATAAATATAAAGTGAATACTATGGGGGATGAAGATAAGGTATTCATAACTTTATCCCGTACAGATTTAGCAAATATGGCAGGTACAGCAAATAAAACATTGGCATGCATACTTCATGATTTTAAAGAGGATCATCTTATTTTGATAAAGAGCCGTAAAATACAACTCTTACATTTAAAACAATTGACTCAGATTGCTAATTTTTATTAA
- a CDS encoding SDR family oxidoreductase translates to MNLRNKTILITGGASGIGLEAAKKFMTLGNKVIITGRNLLKLEEAKKEYPELTIIQSDAANPQNAIALFEKIKDLGGIDILYNNAGVGVAPLNLGISSDKHLQGAIYEMEVNYFGVIRLNNLFMDMLKSRNEAAIINTTSILSIVPSVLEATYSASKTALSFYTKSLRSHLEFINSSVKVFELLPPLVDTDMVAERKDKKMSISLFVKELIKGLEKDTITIRVGDAKSLFFLNRIAPDKAYQLVNKKKHYQSIQ, encoded by the coding sequence ATGAATTTAAGAAATAAGACAATACTGATTACGGGAGGTGCTTCTGGAATTGGTTTGGAAGCAGCAAAGAAGTTTATGACTCTCGGAAATAAGGTGATTATTACCGGACGGAATTTACTCAAGCTAGAGGAAGCAAAAAAAGAGTATCCAGAGTTAACAATCATTCAGTCGGATGCTGCAAACCCACAGAACGCAATTGCGTTATTTGAAAAAATAAAGGATCTAGGTGGCATCGACATTTTATATAATAATGCAGGTGTGGGGGTAGCTCCACTGAATTTGGGCATTTCGAGCGACAAACATTTACAAGGAGCGATTTATGAAATGGAAGTCAATTATTTTGGAGTCATACGTTTAAATAATCTTTTTATGGACATGCTAAAATCCCGAAATGAAGCTGCTATTATCAATACCACTTCAATTCTTAGTATTGTTCCTTCTGTTTTGGAAGCTACCTATTCAGCTTCAAAAACGGCGTTATCCTTTTACACCAAGTCTCTGAGATCACATTTAGAATTTATAAATAGCTCTGTGAAGGTCTTCGAATTACTTCCACCACTGGTAGATACCGATATGGTTGCAGAAAGAAAAGATAAAAAGATGTCCATCAGTCTGTTTGTTAAGGAACTTATTAAAGGTCTCGAAAAAGATACAATCACAATTCGTGTAGGTGATGCCAAATCATTATTTTTCCTTAATCGAATTGCGCCGGATAAAGCCTATCAATTGGTTAATAAGAAAAAACATTATCAATCTATCCAATAA
- a CDS encoding sensor histidine kinase, protein MNDFTHRQLISENLFFHFLISPDRRIYRNLLFIAFIGAVLYNSTSVIDNPVVIFLYFIILFYINMYVLVPKLLFRNRNIEYCLSVIGILVIVAICGYFFNPFNKEHGVNIPLFSFLTALLLAASSSIKLFQKGMMDKQLIYDLGQSKTYAELEQLKNQINPHFLFNMLNNANVLTKKDPEKASQVLMKLSDLLRYQLYDSARDKVLLTSDIHFLEDFLNLEKVRRDSFDFLISQEGDLRGLQIPPLLFISFVENAVKHNNDATKPSYVNLYFDVINGKLFFKCINSKPISRCVNNTGGLGLVNVKRRLELLFPATHSLNIEDDSEQYCVTLTIQL, encoded by the coding sequence ATGAATGATTTTACCCATCGACAGCTTATTAGTGAAAACCTGTTTTTTCATTTCCTGATTTCACCTGACCGCAGAATATACCGGAATCTGCTGTTCATTGCTTTTATCGGTGCCGTGTTGTATAACAGTACTTCTGTAATTGACAATCCGGTCGTGATATTTTTATATTTTATTATATTATTCTATATAAATATGTATGTGCTGGTACCAAAGCTTTTGTTCAGGAATAGAAATATTGAATATTGTTTATCCGTCATTGGTATACTGGTTATAGTAGCTATTTGTGGCTATTTTTTCAATCCTTTTAATAAAGAACATGGGGTGAACATCCCCCTTTTTTCCTTCCTTACTGCGCTGCTGCTGGCTGCTTCCTCTTCCATAAAGCTATTTCAGAAAGGGATGATGGATAAGCAATTGATCTACGATTTAGGGCAATCGAAAACTTATGCAGAATTGGAACAGCTGAAAAACCAGATCAATCCGCATTTTTTGTTTAATATGCTGAATAATGCCAATGTACTGACGAAGAAAGACCCTGAAAAAGCATCGCAGGTTTTAATGAAGCTGAGCGATTTACTTCGGTACCAACTTTATGACAGTGCAAGAGATAAAGTGTTGTTGACTTCGGATATTCATTTCTTAGAAGATTTTTTAAATTTGGAAAAAGTGAGACGAGACAGTTTTGATTTCCTGATTTCACAAGAAGGAGATTTGCGTGGCTTGCAAATTCCTCCTTTGCTGTTCATTTCGTTTGTGGAAAATGCAGTCAAGCACAACAATGATGCAACAAAGCCTTCTTATGTAAACCTATATTTCGATGTGATAAACGGTAAACTTTTCTTTAAATGCATCAACTCAAAACCTATATCTAGATGCGTTAATAATACAGGTGGATTGGGATTGGTAAATGTCAAACGAAGACTGGAGCTTTTATTTCCGGCAACACATAGTTTAAATATCGAAGATGATTCAGAACAGTATTGTGTAACCTTGACCATACAGCTATAA
- a CDS encoding TonB-dependent receptor, which yields MRCKIICTLLFITISFGVHSQNKVTLSGIITIKTTTETIHGANIFIPEAKVSTVTDAYGFYSITLPKREYNLIISYVGFENIEERITLMENTRRDFSMLEKSKTIDEVVIKNTGSASNIRTPEMSVNKLSVSTIKKMPAVMGEVDILKAILQLPGVSNAQEGATGFNVRGGSVDGNLVMLDEAVVYNTSHLFGFFSVFNADIIKDLKLYKGGIPAQFGGRTSSVLDIYQKEGNNKEYHIAGGIGAVSSRLSAEGPIIKDKGSFIVAGRASYAHLFMKLADNSNSVSFYDLNAKLNYKINDNNRVFLSAYFGKDKMDFNNFFSNNYSNSFFNLRWNHIFSDKFFSNASVIYSKYDYGLKIKYVGIDWVSDIRNYNLKYNFTHHLSDRLVLNYGINSIYYQFNPGTIKPLDATSPINADQIEKKYALENAVYISTEQRITDKLSLNYGLRYSNFLRLGEQNINNYTNNEAVVFNPDLQIYGEGTPTGITHYNKNKKIIGFGNLEPRLAISYVIDDNQSVKGSYNRMSQYIHLISNTASVSPLDIWAPSDQYLKPEILDQLALGYFRNFSNGKYSLETEAFYKKNKNKADYIDGAELIANRAIEQVLLNGEARAYGLEVMLKKNTGKLTGWLSYTLSRAEQRTPGRNEDEPGINNGKWYRANYNKTHNFSLTATYQLTKKWSFGGIFTYQTGKAATYPIGKYQYQGITIANYGARNANSLPSYHHLDLSATYTPKPDNKRRWKGEWVFSIYNVYNRSNAASIMFEQNRETGVSEAKKISIFGIVPGVAYNFRF from the coding sequence ATGAGATGCAAGATCATTTGTACACTGTTATTTATAACCATTTCATTCGGGGTTCATTCACAGAATAAAGTTACATTGAGTGGAATAATCACCATAAAGACAACCACCGAAACAATACACGGTGCAAACATTTTTATTCCTGAAGCAAAGGTATCAACAGTTACAGATGCGTACGGTTTTTATTCTATTACCCTGCCCAAAAGAGAATATAATTTGATTATAAGCTATGTGGGATTTGAGAATATTGAGGAACGTATCACTTTGATGGAAAATACCAGAAGGGATTTTTCGATGCTTGAAAAAAGCAAAACTATAGATGAAGTCGTGATAAAAAATACTGGTTCAGCAAGCAACATCCGAACACCGGAAATGAGTGTGAATAAACTATCTGTGTCTACCATTAAAAAGATGCCAGCAGTAATGGGTGAGGTTGATATTCTGAAAGCTATTCTGCAGCTTCCGGGAGTCTCCAACGCGCAGGAAGGCGCAACAGGCTTTAACGTTAGAGGCGGTTCAGTTGACGGTAATTTGGTAATGTTAGATGAGGCCGTTGTCTACAATACTTCGCACCTGTTTGGCTTTTTCTCCGTTTTTAATGCAGACATCATTAAAGATCTGAAATTATATAAAGGGGGAATACCTGCTCAATTCGGCGGGCGTACATCCTCTGTTTTGGATATTTACCAAAAAGAAGGAAACAATAAAGAATATCACATAGCAGGTGGAATCGGAGCGGTTTCAAGCAGGTTATCGGCGGAAGGCCCGATTATAAAGGACAAAGGTTCGTTCATAGTTGCTGGCCGCGCTTCTTATGCCCATTTGTTTATGAAACTTGCTGACAATTCCAATTCCGTTTCTTTTTATGATCTGAACGCTAAACTGAATTATAAGATCAATGACAATAACAGGGTTTTTCTTTCAGCCTATTTTGGCAAGGATAAAATGGATTTCAACAATTTTTTCAGCAACAATTATTCAAACTCATTTTTTAATCTTCGTTGGAACCATATCTTTTCCGATAAATTTTTCTCCAACGCATCGGTTATTTACAGCAAGTACGATTATGGACTGAAGATAAAATATGTTGGTATAGACTGGGTATCAGACATCCGTAATTATAATCTAAAGTACAATTTTACGCATCATCTGTCTGATAGGCTGGTTTTGAATTATGGCATCAATTCCATCTACTACCAATTCAATCCCGGCACTATAAAACCTCTGGATGCAACATCCCCTATCAATGCCGATCAGATTGAAAAAAAATATGCCTTGGAAAATGCGGTTTATATTAGTACTGAACAAAGAATCACTGACAAATTATCATTAAATTACGGACTGCGATATAGCAATTTCCTACGATTAGGGGAACAAAACATAAATAATTACACTAATAATGAGGCAGTGGTTTTCAACCCTGATTTACAAATTTATGGGGAAGGAACGCCAACTGGTATTACGCATTATAACAAAAACAAAAAGATTATCGGTTTTGGGAATTTAGAGCCTCGTCTGGCCATTTCTTATGTCATAGATGACAATCAATCCGTTAAAGGGAGTTATAACCGGATGAGCCAGTATATTCATTTAATTTCCAACACGGCTTCCGTCTCTCCACTGGATATCTGGGCACCGAGCGACCAGTACCTGAAACCAGAAATTCTTGACCAGCTTGCATTGGGCTATTTCAGAAATTTCAGCAATGGAAAATATTCCCTTGAAACAGAAGCATTTTACAAAAAAAACAAAAACAAAGCGGATTATATTGACGGTGCCGAATTGATTGCTAACAGAGCCATAGAACAAGTATTACTAAACGGAGAGGCTAGAGCCTACGGACTTGAAGTAATGCTGAAGAAAAACACCGGAAAACTAACAGGGTGGCTTTCTTACACGCTTTCTCGAGCAGAACAACGTACACCGGGAAGAAATGAGGACGAACCCGGTATTAACAATGGCAAATGGTATCGTGCCAATTACAATAAAACGCATAACTTTTCACTTACAGCTACTTATCAACTGACCAAAAAATGGAGTTTTGGTGGCATTTTCACCTACCAGACAGGGAAGGCTGCAACCTACCCCATCGGCAAATATCAGTATCAGGGAATCACAATTGCAAATTACGGAGCGCGAAATGCGAATTCACTCCCATCTTATCATCATTTGGATCTATCGGCAACCTACACCCCAAAACCTGACAACAAAAGAAGATGGAAAGGTGAATGGGTGTTTAGTATTTACAATGTTTACAATAGAAGCAATGCTGCATCCATTATGTTCGAGCAAAACAGAGAAACAGGGGTGAGCGAAGCAAAGAAGATATCAATTTTCGGTATAGTTCCGGGTGTAGCTTACAATTTCAGATTTTAA
- a CDS encoding SDR family NAD(P)-dependent oxidoreductase translates to MKTTGNTIFISGGSAGIGLAIAKKLNAVGNKIIINGRNEERLHKALAELKDAVAIQGDLSIEADRIRIAEDLKANHVDVNIIINNAGTAFGYLLSETTNAHERALIEMNTNYFAIIHFTELMIPYLLEKEESAVVNVSSIAVYGSHKFLPTYGATKAALHSYTTALRQTYEEQKNLQIYEVYPPLVNTEFSAEIGGTAGIQPSEVADELFIGLENNLFDIPVGDAKTYANAISEAMSKLMHA, encoded by the coding sequence ATGAAAACAACAGGAAATACAATATTCATTAGTGGCGGAAGTGCCGGAATAGGGTTGGCTATCGCTAAAAAATTAAATGCTGTCGGAAATAAAATTATCATCAACGGACGTAATGAAGAACGTCTTCATAAAGCTTTAGCAGAACTAAAAGATGCAGTAGCAATTCAGGGTGATTTATCAATTGAAGCCGATAGGATTCGTATTGCAGAAGACTTGAAAGCGAATCATGTGGATGTTAATATTATCATCAACAATGCAGGAACAGCTTTTGGATATCTACTGAGTGAAACAACCAATGCACATGAAAGAGCATTGATTGAAATGAACACAAACTATTTTGCAATCATCCACTTCACAGAATTAATGATTCCATACTTATTGGAAAAAGAAGAATCTGCTGTGGTGAATGTATCATCTATAGCAGTATATGGAAGTCACAAATTCTTACCAACTTATGGAGCAACTAAAGCAGCATTACATAGTTATACAACGGCTTTAAGACAAACTTATGAAGAACAGAAAAATCTCCAGATCTATGAAGTTTATCCTCCCTTGGTTAATACAGAATTTTCTGCTGAAATTGGTGGGACGGCAGGAATTCAGCCAAGTGAAGTGGCAGATGAACTGTTCATTGGATTAGAAAATAACTTATTTGATATTCCAGTAGGAGATGCAAAGACCTATGCAAACGCAATCAGTGAGGCAATGTCTAAATTAATGCATGCATAA